A single window of Nocardia sp. NBC_01327 DNA harbors:
- a CDS encoding 2-aminoethylphosphonate ABC transporter substrate-binding protein: MRNTNNRLARTIARTALILTSATAVAFSLTACGGTGSDSSGGKTVTVYSADGVGDWYKTQFAKFKDQTGIAVNLVEAGSGEVVNRVEKEQSNPQADLIVTLPPFMQKAEKSGLLQNSGVDLAAFGAADKDANGQWVTLAGNYLCFIANPSVNATNVTWDDLLKPDYKGKVQYSTPGQAGDGTAVLILLQQLYGKQGALDYLTKLQANNVGPSSSTGKLQAKVDKGELLVANGDVQMNLATIKDNSSKFNVFFPATADGKQSTVALPYLMGLAKGAPHSDGAKKLMDFLLSADTQKTLPDAMAVSARTDIQAAPAAAGTVNPASVVRNVTVLHPDWTAVLDSLDADVAAYSKATGS; encoded by the coding sequence GTGCGTAATACGAACAACCGCCTCGCACGCACCATCGCCCGTACCGCTCTGATCCTCACCTCCGCCACCGCGGTCGCGTTCAGCCTCACCGCCTGCGGCGGCACCGGCAGCGACTCCAGCGGTGGCAAGACGGTCACCGTCTACTCCGCCGACGGTGTCGGCGACTGGTACAAGACCCAGTTCGCGAAGTTCAAGGACCAGACCGGTATCGCGGTCAATCTGGTCGAGGCCGGTTCCGGCGAGGTCGTCAACCGGGTCGAGAAGGAACAGTCCAACCCGCAGGCCGACCTCATCGTCACGCTGCCGCCGTTCATGCAGAAGGCCGAGAAGTCGGGACTGCTGCAGAACAGCGGCGTCGACCTCGCCGCCTTCGGCGCGGCCGATAAGGACGCCAATGGTCAGTGGGTCACGCTGGCCGGCAACTACCTCTGCTTCATCGCCAACCCCTCGGTCAATGCCACCAATGTGACCTGGGACGATCTGCTCAAGCCCGATTACAAGGGCAAGGTCCAGTACTCCACCCCCGGCCAGGCCGGTGACGGCACCGCGGTGCTGATCCTGCTGCAGCAGCTCTACGGCAAGCAGGGCGCGCTGGACTACCTGACCAAGCTGCAGGCCAACAATGTCGGCCCGTCCTCCTCCACCGGCAAGCTGCAGGCGAAGGTCGACAAGGGTGAGCTGCTGGTCGCCAATGGCGATGTGCAGATGAACCTGGCGACCATCAAGGACAACAGCTCCAAGTTCAACGTCTTCTTCCCGGCCACCGCCGACGGTAAGCAGAGCACCGTCGCGCTGCCGTACCTGATGGGTCTGGCCAAGGGCGCACCGCATTCCGACGGCGCCAAGAAGCTGATGGACTTCCTGCTGTCCGCTGACACGCAGAAGACCCTGCCCGATGCCATGGCCGTCTCGGCCCGCACCGACATCCAGGCCGCCCCGGCCGCCGCCGGCACCGTGAACCCGGCCTCGGTCGTCCGCAATGTGACTGTCCTGCACCCGGATTGGACCGCGGTCCTCGACTCCCTCGATGCCGATGTCGCCGCGTACTCGAAGGCCACCGGCAGCTAA
- a CDS encoding GntR family transcriptional regulator — MDTTEVAFSAAEARIPKSYRVRTELESLLGELNEGDPLPSERDLALRCGVARETVRQALRELLVEGRIRRQGRGTVVSRPKMVQPLTLRSYTEGALKFGRAPGRLLVEWTDIPADPDTAQDLAIAPGTPVMHLERILLADGERIGLESTFMPLERFAVLREFYNPETSLYAATRQMGVAYASATERIETMLASPREAALLECTTALPMLLLHRRSIDTDGVPIERVRSLYRGDRIAFQAKLTD, encoded by the coding sequence ATGGACACGACGGAAGTCGCCTTCTCCGCCGCCGAGGCGCGCATCCCGAAGTCGTACCGGGTGCGCACCGAGCTGGAGTCGCTACTGGGCGAACTGAACGAGGGCGATCCGCTGCCCTCGGAGCGCGATCTGGCGCTGCGCTGCGGGGTGGCGCGCGAGACCGTGCGGCAGGCGCTGCGGGAGTTGCTGGTGGAGGGTCGTATTCGCCGCCAAGGTCGCGGCACGGTGGTCTCGCGCCCGAAGATGGTGCAGCCCTTGACTCTTCGGTCCTATACCGAAGGCGCGCTGAAGTTCGGCCGCGCCCCCGGCCGCCTGCTGGTCGAATGGACCGATATCCCCGCGGATCCCGATACGGCGCAAGATCTGGCCATCGCTCCCGGAACCCCCGTCATGCATCTGGAGCGAATCCTGCTGGCCGACGGTGAACGCATCGGGCTCGAGAGCACCTTCATGCCGCTCGAACGCTTCGCCGTGCTCCGGGAGTTCTACAACCCCGAGACCTCGCTGTACGCCGCCACCCGTCAGATGGGCGTCGCCTACGCCTCGGCCACCGAACGCATAGAGACCATGCTGGCCTCCCCGCGCGAAGCGGCGCTGCTGGAATGCACCACCGCCCTGCCCATGCTGCTGCTGCACCGCCGCAGCATCGATACCGACGGCGTCCCGATCGAGCGGGTCCGCTCGCTCTACCGCGGCGATCGCATCGCCTTCCAGGCCAAGCTCACCGACTAG
- a CDS encoding phosphonatase-like hydrolase, translating to MSDKQIDLAVLDMAGTTVEDDGLVIRAFEQAATSAGIALEGPEREAARQYVIDTMGQSKITVFRAILGDEERAQQANIAFETAYSEFADAGVTPIAGAAEAISALRAAGIKVALTTGFSRGTQDKLLNALGWNDIADLTLAPSDAGRGRPYPDMVLTALLRLGIDAVDRVAVLGDTTSDIATGLAAGSRIVAGTLTGAHDEEQLRAAGATHVVPSVTEFAQLLLAERA from the coding sequence TTGTCCGACAAGCAGATCGACCTCGCGGTGCTGGATATGGCGGGCACCACCGTCGAAGACGACGGCCTGGTCATCCGCGCCTTCGAGCAGGCCGCGACCTCCGCGGGCATTGCGCTCGAGGGTCCGGAGCGCGAAGCCGCCCGGCAGTACGTGATCGACACCATGGGTCAGTCCAAGATCACCGTCTTTCGCGCCATCCTCGGTGACGAGGAGCGTGCGCAGCAGGCCAATATCGCCTTCGAGACCGCGTACTCCGAATTCGCCGATGCGGGTGTGACCCCGATTGCCGGTGCGGCCGAAGCCATTTCGGCACTGCGCGCCGCGGGCATCAAGGTGGCGCTGACCACCGGCTTCAGCCGCGGCACCCAGGACAAACTGCTGAACGCCCTGGGCTGGAACGATATCGCCGACCTGACCCTGGCTCCCTCCGATGCCGGTCGCGGCCGCCCCTATCCGGACATGGTGCTCACCGCCCTGCTGCGACTGGGCATCGATGCGGTGGATCGTGTTGCGGTGCTGGGCGATACGACCAGCGATATCGCCACCGGCCTGGCCGCCGGCTCCCGGATCGTCGCGGGCACGCTGACCGGCGCGCACGACGAGGAGCAGTTGCGGGCCGCGGGCGCCACCCATGTGGTGCCGTCGGTCACCGAGTTCGCGCAGCTCCTGCTGGCCGAACGCGCTTGA
- a CDS encoding ABC transporter ATP-binding protein — MSSALTTSTVANAAAIEPAIVFDRVGVTYGRGRKTTVALADFNLRVAAGETVALLGPSGSGKSTALKALAGFVRPTSGAVRLGGRDVTDLSPAKRGIGVVVQSYALFPHMRVHDNVAFGLKAHHVPRNEIAARVTEALEMVGMGSYAKRLPRELSGGQQQRVAIARALAIRPKVLLLDEPLAALDAQLRQSMLGELQELRKALPDTAMLYVTHDQAEALALADRIAVMRDARLVDIDTAHKLWQQPSTDFTASFLGGANLLPCTVRHVAGTAALVTVGEHTLQAEAPQPAVGRPDWVPNADAQLCVRPHTVKIVALTERDALHGTVNAAVWKGAVTRLHLTVAGIPVEFTAEVPGHTELAAGDAVGVRFPDPAGVLIPPAIGTGSAAADSGVRA, encoded by the coding sequence ATGTCTTCCGCGTTGACGACATCCACCGTGGCGAATGCCGCCGCCATCGAACCGGCCATCGTGTTCGACCGGGTCGGTGTGACCTACGGCCGCGGCCGTAAAACCACCGTCGCACTCGCCGATTTCAACCTGCGCGTCGCCGCGGGAGAAACGGTTGCCCTGCTCGGCCCCAGCGGTTCCGGCAAGTCCACCGCGCTCAAGGCCCTGGCCGGCTTCGTCCGGCCGACCTCGGGCGCGGTGCGACTGGGCGGCCGTGATGTCACCGACCTCTCCCCCGCCAAGCGCGGTATCGGAGTGGTGGTGCAGTCCTATGCGCTCTTCCCGCATATGCGGGTGCACGACAATGTGGCCTTCGGGCTCAAGGCACATCATGTGCCGCGCAACGAGATCGCGGCGCGGGTGACCGAGGCGCTCGAGATGGTCGGCATGGGTTCCTATGCCAAACGGCTGCCGCGGGAGCTGTCCGGCGGGCAGCAGCAGCGGGTGGCGATCGCCCGGGCGCTGGCCATCCGGCCCAAGGTGCTGCTTCTCGACGAGCCGCTCGCCGCGCTGGACGCGCAGCTGCGCCAATCCATGCTGGGTGAGCTGCAGGAGCTGCGAAAGGCCCTGCCGGACACGGCGATGCTGTATGTCACCCACGATCAGGCGGAGGCGCTCGCGCTGGCCGACCGGATCGCCGTCATGCGCGATGCGCGACTGGTCGATATCGATACCGCGCACAAGCTGTGGCAGCAGCCTTCCACCGATTTCACCGCATCCTTCCTGGGCGGCGCGAATCTGCTGCCCTGCACCGTGCGGCACGTCGCCGGTACGGCGGCCCTGGTCACCGTCGGCGAGCACACGCTGCAGGCGGAAGCGCCGCAGCCGGCTGTCGGCCGTCCGGACTGGGTGCCCAATGCCGATGCGCAGCTGTGTGTACGCCCGCACACCGTGAAGATCGTCGCGCTCACCGAGCGGGATGCCTTGCACGGCACCGTGAACGCCGCCGTCTGGAAGGGTGCGGTCACCCGCCTGCATCTCACCGTCGCCGGTATTCCGGTCGAGTTCACCGCCGAGGTTCCCGGGCATACCGAGCTGGCCGCCGGTGATGCGGTGGGCGTGCGCTTCCCCGACCCGGCAGGTGTGCTGATTCCGCCCGCCATCGGAACCGGCTCTGCCGCAGCTGATTCCGGGGTGCGCGCATGA
- a CDS encoding DUF4254 domain-containing protein: protein MLRSAHALAELHERRAEIGDSMLVAEIDCRRIELVDDINDWVEQELPQHRSGALLHTESLGAVVDRMARSWVEANQVIDHDGAGSDNTHKHWYHLAELVDGYTDLVIDVAGGRRRLPEQ, encoded by the coding sequence CTGCTCCGGTCCGCGCACGCTCTCGCCGAACTGCACGAACGCCGAGCCGAGATCGGGGATTCCATGCTTGTTGCCGAGATCGATTGCCGGCGCATCGAACTCGTCGACGATATCAATGACTGGGTGGAACAGGAACTGCCACAGCACCGCAGCGGCGCCCTGCTGCACACAGAGAGTCTGGGGGCGGTCGTCGACCGCATGGCCAGGAGCTGGGTAGAAGCCAATCAGGTGATCGATCACGACGGTGCGGGCAGCGATAACACCCATAAACACTGGTACCATCTGGCCGAGTTGGTCGACGGTTACACTGATCTCGTAATCGACGTGGCCGGAGGCCGCCGCCGTTTACCAGAACAGTGA
- the map gene encoding type I methionyl aminopeptidase yields the protein MSVRTRQPLVPGTQSPIREVPKSIERPEYVWKKTANEGHEPWVQTPETIEAMRIASKLAAQALEAAGKAVAPGVTTDELDRIVHEYLIDNGAYPSTLGYKGFPKSCCTSLNEVICHGIPDSTVIEDGDIVNIDVTAYIGGVHGDTNKTYFAGDVDEEARLLVERTEEATMRAIKAVRPGRALNVIGRVIESYANRFDYGVVRDFTGHGVGPTFHSGLVILHYDQPAVESQIETGMTFTIEPMINLGGIDYEIWPDGWTVVTKDRKWTAQFEHTLVVNENGAEILTLP from the coding sequence ATGTCAGTGCGCACCCGCCAACCCCTCGTTCCCGGCACCCAGTCGCCCATCCGCGAGGTGCCGAAATCCATCGAGCGGCCCGAGTACGTATGGAAGAAGACCGCCAACGAGGGCCATGAGCCCTGGGTGCAGACGCCGGAGACCATCGAGGCCATGCGAATCGCGAGCAAGCTCGCCGCGCAGGCGCTCGAGGCGGCGGGCAAGGCGGTCGCTCCCGGCGTCACCACCGATGAGCTGGACCGCATCGTGCACGAATACCTCATCGACAATGGCGCGTACCCGTCGACGCTGGGCTACAAGGGCTTTCCCAAGTCCTGCTGCACCTCGCTGAACGAGGTCATCTGCCACGGCATCCCCGACTCGACCGTCATCGAGGACGGCGACATCGTCAATATCGATGTCACCGCCTACATCGGCGGCGTGCACGGCGATACCAATAAGACCTACTTCGCCGGCGATGTCGACGAGGAGGCGCGCCTGCTGGTCGAGCGCACCGAAGAGGCCACCATGCGCGCCATCAAGGCGGTGCGGCCGGGCCGGGCGCTCAATGTGATCGGCCGCGTCATCGAGTCCTATGCCAATCGCTTCGACTACGGCGTGGTGCGCGACTTCACCGGCCACGGCGTCGGCCCGACCTTCCACAGCGGCCTGGTGATCCTGCATTACGATCAGCCCGCCGTGGAGTCCCAGATCGAAACCGGTATGACCTTCACCATCGAGCCCATGATCAATCTCGGTGGCATCGACTACGAGATCTGGCCCGACGGCTGGACCGTGGTCACCAAGGACCGCAAGTGGACCGCCCAGTTCGAGCACACGCTCGTGGTGAACGAGAACGGCGCGGAGATCCTGACTCTCCCGTGA
- a CDS encoding AMP-binding protein, with amino-acid sequence MCKPVESPATTTDSELTQAELDSWSNRLARMLVRRGVRPGDHVAIVHTPQLESIVARLAIIKTGATPATRTTETTASRADFGITTKAGMEHTIDTGRWLVLDDRSTLVQYLTGSDAPLTAAELHPALPAAA; translated from the coding sequence ATGTGCAAGCCGGTCGAATCGCCCGCCACCACCACCGATTCCGAACTGACCCAGGCCGAACTGGACAGCTGGAGCAATCGCCTGGCTCGTATGCTCGTGCGCCGCGGCGTCCGCCCCGGCGATCACGTCGCCATCGTGCACACCCCGCAGCTGGAGTCGATCGTGGCCCGGCTGGCCATCATCAAGACCGGCGCCACCCCGGCGACCCGCACCACCGAAACCACCGCCTCGCGGGCCGATTTCGGCATCACCACCAAGGCCGGCATGGAGCACACTATCGATACCGGCCGCTGGCTGGTGCTCGACGATCGCTCCACGCTGGTGCAGTACCTGACCGGTTCCGACGCGCCCCTCACCGCCGCGGAGCTCCATCCGGCACTTCCGGCCGCCGCCTGA
- a CDS encoding TIGR03364 family FAD-dependent oxidoreductase has protein sequence MRLVIIGGGIIGTAHALAAIGRGHEVVQLEREAEARGATVRNFGLVWVSGRSTSELEITLRSRQLWEEIGGKVPGVGFRPAGSITLVRTETELAVAEAAMRDSSATERGFELLDAERVRAVNPALRGKFLAGLHCSTDAAVESRQALPALRRYMEATGRYTFFAGTEARTVTGSAVVDDRGRRHEGDLVLVCPGAAHTGLTRELVGDIPVRRVRLQMMQTAPLGEPLTTAVADGDSFRYYPAFAGAELDRLNREEAQPFTAAQHKMQLLCVQRLHGGLTIGDTHEYDEPFAFDVDEAPYEHLTAVAEELLGRKLPQVVRRWAGVYSQSIDPGTIVTRAQADENVWVITGPGGRGMTLGPAIGEETADLLNL, from the coding sequence ATGCGATTGGTCATCATCGGCGGCGGCATTATCGGCACCGCCCACGCCCTGGCCGCTATCGGACGCGGCCACGAAGTGGTCCAGCTGGAGCGGGAGGCGGAGGCGCGCGGCGCCACCGTCCGCAACTTCGGTCTGGTGTGGGTATCCGGGCGCAGCACCAGCGAATTGGAGATCACACTCCGCTCCCGGCAACTGTGGGAGGAGATCGGCGGCAAGGTGCCGGGCGTGGGCTTCCGGCCCGCGGGCTCGATCACCCTGGTGCGCACCGAAACCGAACTGGCCGTGGCCGAGGCCGCCATGCGCGACTCCTCGGCCACCGAGCGCGGTTTCGAACTGCTGGACGCGGAGCGCGTACGCGCCGTCAACCCGGCCCTGCGCGGCAAATTCCTTGCCGGACTGCACTGTTCGACCGATGCCGCGGTGGAGTCCCGGCAGGCGCTGCCCGCACTGCGCCGCTATATGGAGGCCACCGGGCGCTACACCTTCTTCGCCGGCACCGAGGCGCGCACCGTCACCGGCTCCGCCGTGGTGGACGATCGCGGTCGCCGCCACGAGGGTGATCTGGTGCTGGTCTGCCCGGGCGCGGCGCACACCGGCCTCACCCGGGAACTGGTCGGCGATATTCCGGTGCGCCGGGTGCGGCTGCAGATGATGCAGACCGCTCCGCTCGGCGAACCGCTCACCACCGCCGTGGCCGACGGCGACAGCTTCCGCTACTACCCGGCCTTCGCCGGCGCGGAGCTGGATCGGCTCAATCGTGAAGAGGCGCAGCCCTTCACGGCCGCACAGCACAAGATGCAGCTGCTGTGCGTGCAGCGCCTGCACGGTGGGCTCACCATCGGTGACACCCACGAATACGACGAACCGTTCGCCTTCGATGTGGACGAGGCCCCCTACGAGCACCTCACCGCCGTGGCGGAGGAGCTGCTCGGCCGCAAACTGCCGCAGGTCGTGCGGCGCTGGGCGGGCGTCTACAGCCAGTCCATCGATCCGGGCACCATCGTGACCCGCGCGCAGGCCGACGAGAACGTCTGGGTGATCACCGGTCCGGGTGGGCGCGGTATGACCCTCGGCCCCGCGATCGGCGAAGAGACCGCCGACCTGCTCAATCTCTGA
- a CDS encoding helix-turn-helix domain-containing protein: MAGKRTVLTVRLRRLAAMLHEMRETAGLSKEVVSAKTGINVTTLYRIETAQARPQRRTLTAMLELYEIPEPQRSDALQLLVDALKPGMARSFEDAVSEVYGAYINFEAEALSARFFQASYVPGLLQTAAYATAVYQTTMPKISDQVVEQRIRAREERSWVLTKDDPLELWVVLDEAVIRRLVGGKEVMREQFERLRYHTEKRNVILQILPFDAGAHPGMLGSFTLLDFPDPADPELVYVEGIASDELIEGHPEVRRYGVMFDQLRAMALSPRDSIDMISDTMRDLE; encoded by the coding sequence ATGGCGGGCAAGCGAACTGTGCTTACTGTCCGTTTGCGCAGACTCGCGGCGATGCTTCACGAGATGCGTGAAACAGCCGGACTCAGCAAAGAGGTGGTCAGCGCCAAAACCGGTATCAACGTCACCACCCTGTACCGCATCGAGACCGCACAGGCCAGGCCACAGCGCCGCACCCTGACGGCCATGCTGGAGCTCTACGAGATTCCCGAGCCCCAGCGTTCAGATGCCTTGCAGTTGCTGGTGGACGCGCTCAAGCCCGGTATGGCCAGGTCCTTCGAGGACGCGGTGTCCGAGGTCTACGGCGCGTACATCAATTTCGAGGCCGAGGCGCTCTCGGCGCGGTTCTTCCAGGCCTCGTACGTCCCCGGCCTGCTGCAGACCGCCGCCTACGCCACCGCCGTCTACCAGACCACCATGCCCAAGATCTCCGATCAGGTGGTGGAGCAACGCATTCGAGCGCGCGAGGAACGATCCTGGGTGCTCACCAAGGATGATCCGCTGGAGCTGTGGGTGGTGCTGGACGAGGCCGTCATCCGGCGACTGGTGGGCGGCAAGGAGGTGATGCGGGAGCAGTTCGAGCGGCTGCGCTACCACACCGAGAAGCGGAATGTGATCCTGCAGATCCTCCCCTTCGACGCCGGCGCGCACCCCGGCATGCTCGGATCCTTTACGCTGCTGGACTTTCCGGATCCCGCCGATCCGGAGCTGGTGTACGTGGAGGGCATCGCGAGCGACGAACTGATCGAGGGGCATCCCGAGGTCCGCCGCTACGGTGTCATGTTCGATCAGCTGCGGGCCATGGCCCTGAGCCCGCGCGATTCCATCGACATGATCTCCGACACCATGCGTGACCTGGAGTAA
- a CDS encoding LLM class flavin-dependent oxidoreductase, with amino-acid sequence MELGLTTFAETHPVGGDGPVPTAGERLRQVVEEGVATEAAGLDVYGVGEHHREDFAASSPAMVLAAIASRTERIQLTSAVTVLSSDDPVRVYQNFSTLDGLSNGRAELMAGRGSFIESFPLFGYDLADYDELFEEKLALLLKIREEGPLTWSGKFRAPLTDAVIYPRTENRPLPVWIAVGGSPESVVRAGLLGLPLAIAIIGGEPARFKPLVDLYHRALEEGGQEPQPIAVHAHGYVAETDEQAVADFYAPYARAMTGIGRERGWGPMTREQFAGLRSQSGSLFVGTPDYVASKIADVRDTLGLDRFMLHTSVGTLPHEKVLRNIELLGEKVAPQVR; translated from the coding sequence GTGGAACTGGGACTGACGACATTCGCCGAGACTCATCCCGTCGGCGGCGACGGGCCGGTGCCCACCGCAGGTGAGCGACTGCGCCAGGTCGTCGAGGAGGGCGTGGCCACCGAGGCCGCCGGACTCGACGTCTACGGCGTGGGTGAGCACCATCGCGAGGATTTCGCCGCCTCCTCGCCCGCCATGGTGCTGGCGGCCATCGCCTCGCGCACCGAGCGGATTCAGCTCACCAGCGCGGTGACGGTACTGAGCTCCGATGATCCGGTACGCGTGTACCAGAATTTCTCGACCCTGGACGGGCTGTCCAACGGCCGTGCCGAACTCATGGCAGGCCGCGGCTCCTTCATCGAATCCTTCCCGCTGTTCGGCTACGACCTGGCCGACTACGACGAACTCTTCGAGGAGAAGCTGGCGCTGCTGCTGAAGATCCGCGAGGAGGGTCCGCTCACCTGGTCCGGCAAGTTCCGCGCACCGCTGACGGACGCCGTCATCTACCCGCGGACCGAGAACCGGCCGCTGCCGGTCTGGATCGCCGTCGGCGGCAGCCCCGAATCCGTCGTCCGCGCAGGGCTTCTGGGCCTGCCGCTGGCCATCGCCATCATCGGCGGCGAGCCCGCGCGCTTCAAGCCGCTGGTGGACCTGTACCACCGCGCACTGGAGGAGGGCGGCCAGGAACCGCAGCCGATCGCGGTGCACGCCCACGGGTATGTCGCCGAAACCGATGAGCAGGCGGTCGCGGACTTCTACGCGCCGTACGCCCGCGCCATGACCGGCATCGGCCGCGAACGAGGCTGGGGACCGATGACCCGCGAGCAATTCGCAGGTCTGCGATCACAGAGCGGCTCACTCTTTGTCGGTACGCCCGACTACGTGGCAAGCAAGATCGCCGATGTCCGAGACACTCTCGGCCTCGACCGCTTCATGCTGCACACGAGCGTCGGCACGCTCCCACACGAGAAGGTGCTCCGCAATATCGAACTGCTCGGCGAGAAGGTGGCCCCGCAGGTGCGGTGA
- a CDS encoding ABC transporter permease has translation MLVWTRRGRLAVLGVFALVVIVVFVAPIATVVAAALAGRWTGPLPSHLGFANFDHVLSGEESASLSVSLQTALLAGLLALVLGTWAALASREAPQWLRRSTDAVFHVPVAVPSVAIGLGVLIAFNERPLLLGGTKWIVILAHTVLVLAYAFSGVSAALDRLDPGYQQAAESLGAGPARVLFRITLPLLLPALGAAAGLAVALSMGELGATIMVYPATWKTLPVSIFAATDRGEVFNAAASTTLLVAVTLIALIILGRLRGRAALR, from the coding sequence ATGCTGGTGTGGACTCGCCGCGGACGTCTCGCGGTACTGGGCGTCTTCGCCCTGGTTGTGATCGTCGTCTTCGTGGCGCCCATCGCCACCGTGGTGGCCGCCGCGCTGGCCGGGCGCTGGACCGGCCCGCTGCCATCGCATCTCGGCTTCGCGAATTTCGATCATGTGCTCTCGGGCGAGGAATCGGCCAGCCTGTCGGTCAGCCTGCAGACCGCACTGCTGGCCGGACTTCTCGCCCTGGTGCTGGGCACCTGGGCGGCTCTGGCCTCCCGCGAGGCCCCACAGTGGTTGCGCCGCAGCACCGATGCGGTCTTCCACGTCCCCGTGGCCGTGCCCTCGGTAGCCATCGGCCTGGGCGTGCTCATCGCCTTCAACGAGCGCCCCCTGCTCCTGGGCGGCACCAAATGGATTGTCATCCTGGCCCATACGGTCCTGGTCCTGGCCTACGCCTTCAGCGGCGTCTCCGCCGCCCTGGACCGCCTCGACCCCGGCTACCAGCAAGCTGCCGAATCCCTCGGCGCCGGCCCCGCCCGAGTCCTCTTCCGCATCACCCTCCCCCTCCTCCTCCCCGCCCTGGGCGCGGCCGCAGGCCTGGCCGTAGCCCTCTCCATGGGCGAACTGGGCGCCACCATCATGGTCTACCCCGCCACCTGGAAAACCCTCCCCGTCAGCATCTTCGCCGCCACCGACCGCGGCGAGGTCTTCAACGCCGCCGCCAGCACCACCCTCCTGGTAGCGGTAACCCTCATCGCCCTGATCATCCTCGGCCGCCTCCGCGGCCGCGCAGCCCTGCGCTGA
- a CDS encoding 2-aminoethylphosphonate ABC transporter permease subunit yields MTAVLETPAAPAESPAPRRSLRPILWTLPPVLVVLFMAVYPIMRVLWESTTTKDGGRGAGTWTSVLAEQSVRNALWRTVTIAVSSTIGCLLLGTFLAIVLAFIPFPGSQLVGRLIDTVLTLPSFLVTLAFTFLYGTAGAVNALIEKLTGSGEPALNFLSTPWGVIFAEITFFTPFVVRPLLAAFAQLPREQLDVASSLGATPWRVLRQVVLPEAWPALAAGGSLVLLLTLNEFGIVLFTGAKGVITLPALIYTRGIVTFDLPGAAVLASVQVLLSLTLYLGYRLLFARLTSTRQES; encoded by the coding sequence GTGACCGCTGTACTCGAAACTCCCGCCGCCCCTGCGGAGTCCCCCGCACCGCGGCGCTCGCTGCGGCCGATCCTGTGGACGCTGCCGCCGGTGCTGGTGGTGCTGTTCATGGCCGTCTATCCGATCATGCGCGTGCTGTGGGAATCCACCACCACCAAGGACGGCGGGCGCGGCGCCGGCACCTGGACGAGCGTGCTGGCCGAGCAGTCGGTGCGAAATGCGCTGTGGCGCACGGTCACCATCGCGGTGTCCTCGACCATCGGATGCCTGCTGCTGGGCACGTTCCTGGCAATCGTGCTGGCCTTCATCCCGTTTCCGGGTTCGCAGCTGGTGGGACGTCTCATCGATACTGTGCTGACACTACCGTCGTTCCTGGTGACGCTCGCCTTCACCTTCCTGTACGGGACGGCGGGCGCGGTCAACGCGTTGATCGAAAAGCTCACCGGCAGTGGTGAACCGGCGCTGAACTTCCTGTCCACGCCGTGGGGCGTCATCTTCGCCGAGATCACCTTCTTCACCCCGTTCGTGGTGCGTCCGCTGCTGGCGGCGTTCGCGCAGCTGCCCCGGGAGCAGCTGGATGTGGCCTCCAGCCTCGGCGCGACACCCTGGCGGGTGCTGCGCCAGGTGGTGCTGCCGGAGGCGTGGCCCGCACTCGCCGCGGGCGGGAGCCTGGTACTGCTGTTGACGCTCAATGAATTCGGCATCGTGCTCTTCACCGGCGCCAAGGGTGTCATCACGCTGCCCGCGCTCATCTACACGCGCGGCATCGTCACCTTCGATCTTCCCGGCGCGGCCGTGCTGGCCTCGGTGCAGGTGCTGCTGTCGCTGACGCTGTACCTCGGCTACCGCCTGCTCTTCGCCCGCCTGACCAGTACCCGACAGGAGAGCTGA